TTGGACGTGTTCGCGATGAGGCACGTCCGGGCCATGAGCGGGTTGCCCGTCTTCGGGTCGTCGAGTTCCGGGAAGTCCTCGATAACCTCGGTCATCTCGTTACCGCGCTCACCACAGCCGACGTAGACGACGATGTCAGCGTCGGCCCACTTGGCGAGCTGGTGCTGCGTAACCGTCTTTCCGGACCCGAACGGACCCGGAATCGCGGCCGTCCCACCTTTCGCGATTGGGAACAGACCGTCGAGGATACGCTGGCCAGAGACGAGCGGTTCGCGTGGCGTCTTCTTCTCCGTCGAAGGACGCGCACGGCGGACCGGCCACTCCTGGTGCATCGTAACTTCTTCGCCGTTGTCGAGTTCGACGACCGTCTCGGTGACGGAGAACTCGCCTGCTTCGGCGGCGACGACTTCGCCACCTTCGAAGGACGGCGGGACCATGACCTTGTGTTCGATGGTCACGGTTTCGGGAACCGTACCTACGACGTCACCGGGGGCGACTTCGTCGCCTTCGGAGACGCTGGGTTCGAACTCCCACTTCTTTTCCATGTCGATACCGGGTGCGTCAACACCACGGTCGAGGAACGGCGAGCCCATCTTGGACTCGAGCACGTCCAGCGGGCGCTGGACACCGTCGTAGATGGCGTCCAGCATCCCGGGACCAAGGTCGACGGTCAGCGGTTCGCCCGTGTTCTCGACGGGTTCACCGGGACCGACGCCCGAAGTTTCCTCGTACACCTGAATGGTCGTGAGGTCGCCCTCAATTTCGATGACCTCGCCCATCAGACCTTCGTCGCCGACGTAGACGACGTCGTTCATGCGGGCGTCAAGGTCACGGGCGGTCACGACCGGACCACTCACGCTTGCGATGAGACCGTCCTCGCGAACGGAATCTTGTGTTGCCTGACTCATGTTTGGTTATTCGTCCATCAGATCGATACCGATTGCTCTCTTGATCTGGTCGCGGAGGCCGCTCGCGCCGCCAGTGCCGCCGAGCGTAACGAGCGTTGGCTCGATACTGCGCTCGACCGACTGGCGAGCGTTACGCGAGAGGTAGTCGAGGTCTTCTTGGTACATCACGATGATGCCCACGTCCTCGTCCTCGAGCGTTCGCATAACGGCCTCGTCGAGTTCTTCGTCCTTTGCTTCCTCGGGGACGTTCTCGAACTTGCGGACACCCGCAAGTCGGAATCCCGTCGTGAAGTCAGGACTGCCGATAACTGCAATTTCCTGGCTCATTGGATGACCAGCTCCGCTTCGATTTCGTCGGGGTCGAGCCCTGCCTCGCGGCCGCGGGCGATCGCCCGAATGTTGTCAACCTCGCGCTCCTTGGCGAGGATGTACGAGATGACTGGCGTGACCGATAGCGGGAACACGTAACCGAGTGTGTCCGCGTACTCCAAGAGCGCCGCATCGAGGGCGCGCTCGAAGCCGATGAGGCTGTCTGCCTCTTCGAGATCCGACAGTGCATTCGAGAGGCGGTCACCGTACCGACTGTCGCGAATCTTCGAGATCAGTTCGTCCGGGTTGGTCGCCAGCGACGCGAGTTCCGTCGCTCGGAACAGCGAGCCACCCTCGATGAAGTAATCAGTTGGGTCGAGGTCGGCGCCACTACGGGCGATACGGAGCGCGTTGCGGGCGTTCCGGAAGTCGATCTCTGCTTCGAGGAATTCGCGGTACTGTTTCGTCTCTTCGCTGACGACCAGCCCATCGAGCAGTTGCTCGTAGAAGGCACGGTCGACAGCGTTCTCTAACGGGACGAGGACGCCAACGTCTTCGTAGTCGTCGTAGGCGGCCTCAATCCCATCCGCGAAAATCGTCCCCGAGAGGAGGTCGACGACTTCCTCGATTTCGGCTGCTTCGAGCAGCCGCGAGAGGAATCGGTCGTCGAACTCGCCAGCCCGGATGAGGTCGGTTTCGACCTCGTCGCGTGGGCTCTCAGAGTAGATGCCGCGGATGATAGTTTTGACGTTCCATGCGTCGAACTTCCGGAGGTAGCGCGCGATGAGGTCGTAGAGGCGGCCGTCAGCCCAGTCGAGGATGTCGTTGAACTGGTTCGCCATGTTGGCGTTCAGTCCGTACTCGATGAGGTCGACGCCAGAGAAGCGGCTTCCCAGGGCGTTGATCTCCGTCTCGTACTCCGACTCCTCCATGAATCGGGCGATTTCGGCCGGTCCCATACGGACCAGCTTGCGGTACTCTTCGTCTCCGAACAAGGCACTGCGTCGCGCTCGCACGCGAGCGATGACGTATTCCGGATTCGAGCCGCCAGCAGCGCTCATTGGTCGTCGAATAGTCGCGCACTCACTTCCTTCAGGTTGTCCTCCCAGGTTGTGTCGAGGACCGAGTCGAAGGTGTTGTTCACCCGAACGCGCGAGTTCGTGCCTTCGACCACGACGCCACCGAG
The genomic region above belongs to Haloferax marinisediminis and contains:
- a CDS encoding V-type ATP synthase subunit C, producing the protein MSAAGGSNPEYVIARVRARRSALFGDEEYRKLVRMGPAEIARFMEESEYETEINALGSRFSGVDLIEYGLNANMANQFNDILDWADGRLYDLIARYLRKFDAWNVKTIIRGIYSESPRDEVETDLIRAGEFDDRFLSRLLEAAEIEEVVDLLSGTIFADGIEAAYDDYEDVGVLVPLENAVDRAFYEQLLDGLVVSEETKQYREFLEAEIDFRNARNALRIARSGADLDPTDYFIEGGSLFRATELASLATNPDELISKIRDSRYGDRLSNALSDLEEADSLIGFERALDAALLEYADTLGYVFPLSVTPVISYILAKEREVDNIRAIARGREAGLDPDEIEAELVIQ
- a CDS encoding ATP synthase subunit A: MSQATQDSVREDGLIASVSGPVVTARDLDARMNDVVYVGDEGLMGEVIEIEGDLTTIQVYEETSGVGPGEPVENTGEPLTVDLGPGMLDAIYDGVQRPLDVLESKMGSPFLDRGVDAPGIDMEKKWEFEPSVSEGDEVAPGDVVGTVPETVTIEHKVMVPPSFEGGEVVAAEAGEFSVTETVVELDNGEEVTMHQEWPVRRARPSTEKKTPREPLVSGQRILDGLFPIAKGGTAAIPGPFGSGKTVTQHQLAKWADADIVVYVGCGERGNEMTEVIEDFPELDDPKTGNPLMARTCLIANTSNMPVAARESCIYTGITIAEFYRDMGYDVALMADSTSRWAEAMREISSRLEEMPGEEGYPAYLAARLSEFYERAGYFTTINGDEGSVSVIGAVSPPGGDFSEPVTQNTLRIVKTFWALDADLAERRHFPAINWNESYSLYQDQLDPWFVENVRDDWPEERQWAVDVLDEEAELREIVQLVGKDALPADQQLTLEVARYLREAYLQQNAFHPTDTFCEPEKTYGILTAIHTFNDEAFNALEAGVPVEDIQDIDAAPQLNRIGVQEDWDVYIEDLKAEITEQLRELY
- a CDS encoding V-type ATP synthase subunit F, producing MSQEIAVIGSPDFTTGFRLAGVRKFENVPEEAKDEELDEAVMRTLEDEDVGIIVMYQEDLDYLSRNARQSVERSIEPTLVTLGGTGGASGLRDQIKRAIGIDLMDE